The Ictidomys tridecemlineatus isolate mIctTri1 chromosome 6, mIctTri1.hap1, whole genome shotgun sequence genome includes a region encoding these proteins:
- the Rapgef3 gene encoding rap guanine nucleotide exchange factor 3 isoform X4: MKVGLPGESRWQVGPAVEDNLALGAPQVGGLPDLVPEGTLLNMVLKRMHRPRSCSYQLLLEHQRPSRIQGLRWTPLTNSEESLDFSVSLEQASTERVLRAGKHLHRHLLATCPTLIRDRKYHLRLYRQCCSGRELVDWVLALGLGVHSRSQAVGICQVLLDEGALCHVKHDWTFQDRDAQFYRFPGPEPEPTGAHEMEEELVEAMALLSQRGPDALLTVALRKPPGQRTDEELELIFEELLHIKAVAHLSNSVKRELAAVLLFEPHSKAGTVLFSQGDKGTSWYIIWKGSVNVVTHGKGLVTTLHEGDDFGQLALVNDAPRAATIILREDNCHFLRVDKQDFNRIVKDVEAKTMRLEEHGKVVLVLERTSQGTGPSRPPTPGRNRYTVMSGTPEKILELLLEAMRPDSSAHDPTETFLSDFLLTHSVFMPSAQLCAALLHHFHVEPAEPAGGSEQERSTYICNKRQQILRLVSQWVALYGPMLHTDPVATSFLQKLSDLVSRDARLSNLLREQWPERRRHHRLENGCGNASPMMKARNMPAWLPSQEEPLPSSNCAIRAGDKVPYDICRPDHSVLTLQLPVTASVREVMAALAQKDGWTKGQVLVKVNSAGDAVGLQPDARGVATSLGLNERLFVVDPQEVHELTPHPEQLGPTVGSAEGLESVSAKDLAGQLTDHDWNLFNSIHQVELIHYVLGPQHLRDVTTANLERFMRRFNELQYWVATELCLCPVPSLRAQLLRKFIKLAAHLKEQKNLNSFFAIMFGLSNSAISRLAHTWERLPHKVRKLYSALERLLDPSWNHRVYRLALTKLSPPVIPFMPLLLKDMTFIHEGNHTLVENLINFEKMRMMARAVRMLHHCRSHSTVPLSPLRSRVSHFHEDSQASRISTCSEQSLSTRSPASTWAYVQQLKVIDNQRELSRLSRELEP; encoded by the exons ATGAAG GTGGGCTTGCCAGGTGAGAGCCGCTGGCAGGTGGGCCCCGCTGTGGAGGATAACCTGGCTCTGGGAGCACCGCAAGTTGGGGGCCTCCCTGACTTGGTGCCAGAGGGGACACTGCTCAACATGGTGCTGAAGAGGATGCATCGACCCAGAAGCTGCTCCTACCAGCTGCTGCTTGAGCACCAGCGCCCCAGCCGCATCCAGGGGCTTCGATGG ACGCCGCTCACCAACAGCGAGGAGTCCCTGGATTTCAGTGTGAGCCTGGAGCAG GCTTCCACAGAGCGGGTGCTCCGGGCTGGAAAGCACCTGCACCGACATCTCCTGGCCACCTGCCCGACCCTCATCCGTGACCGGAAGTATCATCTCAGGCTCTACCG GCAGTGCTGTTCTGGTCGGGAGCTGGTGGACTGGGTCTTGGCCCTGGGGCTTGGGGTCCACTCTCGGAGCCAGGCTGTGGGCATCTGCCAGGTGCTGCTGGATGAAGGTGCCCTCTGCCATG TGAAACACGACTGGACCTTCCAGGACCGAGATGCCCAGTTTTACCGGTTCCCTGGGCCAGAGCCGGAGCCCACAGGAGCTCATGAGATGGAGGAGGAGTTGGTGGAGGCCATGGCGCTGCTCTCCCAGCGGGGGCCCGATGCCCTGCTCACTGTAGCACTTCGAAAGCC CCCAGGTCAGCGCACAGATGAGGAGTTAGAACTTATCTTCGAGGAGCTCCTGCACATCAAGGCCGTGGCCCACCTCTCCAACTCG GTGAAGCGGGAATTAGCAGCAGTTCTGCTCTTTGAACCACATAGCAAGGCAGGCACTGTGT TGTTCAGCCAGGGGGACAAAGGCACCTCATGGTACATTATCTGGAAGGGGTCTGTCAACGTGGTGACCCATGGCAAG GGGCTGGTGACCACACTGCATGAGGGAGATGACTTTGGACAGTTGGCTCTGGTGAATGATGCACCCCGGGCGGCCACCATCATCCTGAGAGAAGATAACTGTCACTTTCTACGTGTGGACAAGCAGGATTTCAACCGCATTGTCAAG GATGTGGAAGCAAAGACCATGAGACTGGAAGAACACGGCAAAGTGGTGTTGGTGTTGGAGAGAACCTCTCAGGGCACTGGCCCTTCTCGCCCCCCGACCCCTGGCAGGAACCG GTACACAGTGATGTCTGGCACCCCAGAGAAGATCCTAGAACTTCTCTTAGAAGCCATGCGGCCGGATTCCAGTGCTCATGACCCAACAG AGACATTCCTCAGTGACTTCCTCCTGACCCACAGCGTCTTCATGCCCAGTGCCCAGCTCTGCGCTGCCCTCCTGCACCA CTTCCACGTGGAGCCCGCAGAGCCTGCGGGAGGCAGCGAGCAGGAGCGCAGCACTTACATCTGCAATAAGAGGCAGCAGATTCTGCGTCTAGTCAGCCAGTGGGTGGCCCTCTATGGCCCCATGCTCCACACAGACCCTGTGGCCACCAGCTTCCTCCAG AAACTCTCAGACCTGGTGAGCAGGGACGCCCGACTTAGCAACCTGCTGAGGGAGCAGTGGCCAGAGAGGCGGCGACACCACAG GTTGGAAAATGGCTGTGGGAACGCTTCTCCTATGATGAAG GCTCGGAATATGCCTGCTTGGCTCCCCAGCCAGGAAGAGCCGCTCCCCAGTAGCAACTGTGCCATTCGAGCTGGGGACAAAG TCCCCTATGACATCTGCCGCCCGGACCATTCCGTGCTGACCCTGCAGCTACCTGTGACAGCCTCTGTGAGAGAGGTGATGGCAGCATTGGCCCAGAAGGACGGCTGGACCAAGGGGCAGGTGCTGGTGAAGGTCAATTCTGCAGGTG ATGCTGTTGGCCTGCAGCCAGATGCCCGTGGTGTGGCCACATCCCTGGGGCTCAACGAGCGGCTCTTTGTTGTCGACCCACAGGAAGTGCATGAGCTG ACCCCACACCCAGAGCAGCTGGGACCCACTGTGGGCTCTGCTGAGGGGCTGGAGTCAGTGAGCGCCAAGGACCTGGCAGGCCAGCTGACAGACCACGATTGGAACCTCTTCAACAGTATCCACCAG GTGGAGCTGATCCACTATGTACTGGGCCCCCAGCATCTGCGGGATGTCACCACTGCCAACCTGGAGCGCTTCATGCGCCGCTTCAATGAGCTGCAGTACTGGGTGGCTACGGAGCTCTGTCTCTGTCCTGTGCCCAGCCTGAGagcccagctgctcaggaagttTATCAAGCTGGCGGCTCA CCTCAAGGAGCAAAAGAATCTCAATTCCTTCTTTGCCATCATGTTTGGCCTTAGCAACTCAGCCATCAGTCGCCTGGCCCACACCTGGGAG CGACTGCCCCACAAAGTCCGGAAGTTATACTCAGCCCTGGAGAGGCTGCTG GACCCTTCGTGGAACCACCGAGTGTATCGACTGGCCCTCACCAAGCTCTCCCCTCCCGTCATCCCCTTCATGCCCCTTCTCCTCAAAG ACATGACCTTCATCCACGAGGGGAACCATACACTAGTGGAGAATCTCATCAACTTTGAGAAGATG AGAATGATGGCCAGAGCTGTGAGGATGCTGCACCACTGCCGAAGCCACAGCACTG TGCCTCTCTCACCACTCAGAAGCCGAGTGTCCCACTTTCACGAGGACAGCCAGGCATCGAGGATTTCCACAT GCTCGGAGCAGTCCCTGAGCACCCGGAGTCCAGCCAGCACCTGGGCTTATGTCCAGCAGCTGAAGGTCATCGACAACCAGCGTGAACTCTCCCGCCTCTCCCGGGAGCTGGAGCCGTga
- the Rapgef3 gene encoding rap guanine nucleotide exchange factor 3 isoform X5, translated as MDSPHCPQTPLTNSEESLDFSVSLEQASTERVLRAGKHLHRHLLATCPTLIRDRKYHLRLYRQCCSGRELVDWVLALGLGVHSRSQAVGICQVLLDEGALCHVKHDWTFQDRDAQFYRFPGPEPEPTGAHEMEEELVEAMALLSQRGPDALLTVALRKPPGQRTDEELELIFEELLHIKAVAHLSNSVKRELAAVLLFEPHSKAGTVLFSQGDKGTSWYIIWKGSVNVVTHGKGLVTTLHEGDDFGQLALVNDAPRAATIILREDNCHFLRVDKQDFNRIVKDVEAKTMRLEEHGKVVLVLERTSQGTGPSRPPTPGRNRYTVMSGTPEKILELLLEAMRPDSSAHDPTETFLSDFLLTHSVFMPSAQLCAALLHHFHVEPAEPAGGSEQERSTYICNKRQQILRLVSQWVALYGPMLHTDPVATSFLQKLSDLVSRDARLSNLLREQWPERRRHHRLENGCGNASPMMKARNMPAWLPSQEEPLPSSNCAIRAGDKVPYDICRPDHSVLTLQLPVTASVREVMAALAQKDGWTKGQVLVKVNSAGGSEERPMRSPVCSALGSTALWWPPDAVGLQPDARGVATSLGLNERLFVVDPQEVHELTPHPEQLGPTVGSAEGLESVSAKDLAGQLTDHDWNLFNSIHQVELIHYVLGPQHLRDVTTANLERFMRRFNELQYWVATELCLCPVPSLRAQLLRKFIKLAAHLKEQKNLNSFFAIMFGLSNSAISRLAHTWERLPHKVRKLYSALERLLDPSWNHRVYRLALTKLSPPVIPFMPLLLKGGERSLGTQKQNHPFADMTFIHEGNHTLVENLINFEKMRMMARAVRMLHHCRSHSTVPLSPLRSRVSHFHEDSQASRISTCSEQSLSTRSPASTWAYVQQLKVIDNQRELSRLSRELEP; from the exons ATGG ATTCTCCCCACTGCCCTCAGACGCCGCTCACCAACAGCGAGGAGTCCCTGGATTTCAGTGTGAGCCTGGAGCAG GCTTCCACAGAGCGGGTGCTCCGGGCTGGAAAGCACCTGCACCGACATCTCCTGGCCACCTGCCCGACCCTCATCCGTGACCGGAAGTATCATCTCAGGCTCTACCG GCAGTGCTGTTCTGGTCGGGAGCTGGTGGACTGGGTCTTGGCCCTGGGGCTTGGGGTCCACTCTCGGAGCCAGGCTGTGGGCATCTGCCAGGTGCTGCTGGATGAAGGTGCCCTCTGCCATG TGAAACACGACTGGACCTTCCAGGACCGAGATGCCCAGTTTTACCGGTTCCCTGGGCCAGAGCCGGAGCCCACAGGAGCTCATGAGATGGAGGAGGAGTTGGTGGAGGCCATGGCGCTGCTCTCCCAGCGGGGGCCCGATGCCCTGCTCACTGTAGCACTTCGAAAGCC CCCAGGTCAGCGCACAGATGAGGAGTTAGAACTTATCTTCGAGGAGCTCCTGCACATCAAGGCCGTGGCCCACCTCTCCAACTCG GTGAAGCGGGAATTAGCAGCAGTTCTGCTCTTTGAACCACATAGCAAGGCAGGCACTGTGT TGTTCAGCCAGGGGGACAAAGGCACCTCATGGTACATTATCTGGAAGGGGTCTGTCAACGTGGTGACCCATGGCAAG GGGCTGGTGACCACACTGCATGAGGGAGATGACTTTGGACAGTTGGCTCTGGTGAATGATGCACCCCGGGCGGCCACCATCATCCTGAGAGAAGATAACTGTCACTTTCTACGTGTGGACAAGCAGGATTTCAACCGCATTGTCAAG GATGTGGAAGCAAAGACCATGAGACTGGAAGAACACGGCAAAGTGGTGTTGGTGTTGGAGAGAACCTCTCAGGGCACTGGCCCTTCTCGCCCCCCGACCCCTGGCAGGAACCG GTACACAGTGATGTCTGGCACCCCAGAGAAGATCCTAGAACTTCTCTTAGAAGCCATGCGGCCGGATTCCAGTGCTCATGACCCAACAG AGACATTCCTCAGTGACTTCCTCCTGACCCACAGCGTCTTCATGCCCAGTGCCCAGCTCTGCGCTGCCCTCCTGCACCA CTTCCACGTGGAGCCCGCAGAGCCTGCGGGAGGCAGCGAGCAGGAGCGCAGCACTTACATCTGCAATAAGAGGCAGCAGATTCTGCGTCTAGTCAGCCAGTGGGTGGCCCTCTATGGCCCCATGCTCCACACAGACCCTGTGGCCACCAGCTTCCTCCAG AAACTCTCAGACCTGGTGAGCAGGGACGCCCGACTTAGCAACCTGCTGAGGGAGCAGTGGCCAGAGAGGCGGCGACACCACAG GTTGGAAAATGGCTGTGGGAACGCTTCTCCTATGATGAAG GCTCGGAATATGCCTGCTTGGCTCCCCAGCCAGGAAGAGCCGCTCCCCAGTAGCAACTGTGCCATTCGAGCTGGGGACAAAG TCCCCTATGACATCTGCCGCCCGGACCATTCCGTGCTGACCCTGCAGCTACCTGTGACAGCCTCTGTGAGAGAGGTGATGGCAGCATTGGCCCAGAAGGACGGCTGGACCAAGGGGCAGGTGCTGGTGAAGGTCAATTCTGCAGGTG GAAGTGAGGAAAGACCAATGAGGTCACCTGTGTGCTCTGCTCTGGGAAGCACTGCCCTCTGGTGGCCACCTG ATGCTGTTGGCCTGCAGCCAGATGCCCGTGGTGTGGCCACATCCCTGGGGCTCAACGAGCGGCTCTTTGTTGTCGACCCACAGGAAGTGCATGAGCTG ACCCCACACCCAGAGCAGCTGGGACCCACTGTGGGCTCTGCTGAGGGGCTGGAGTCAGTGAGCGCCAAGGACCTGGCAGGCCAGCTGACAGACCACGATTGGAACCTCTTCAACAGTATCCACCAG GTGGAGCTGATCCACTATGTACTGGGCCCCCAGCATCTGCGGGATGTCACCACTGCCAACCTGGAGCGCTTCATGCGCCGCTTCAATGAGCTGCAGTACTGGGTGGCTACGGAGCTCTGTCTCTGTCCTGTGCCCAGCCTGAGagcccagctgctcaggaagttTATCAAGCTGGCGGCTCA CCTCAAGGAGCAAAAGAATCTCAATTCCTTCTTTGCCATCATGTTTGGCCTTAGCAACTCAGCCATCAGTCGCCTGGCCCACACCTGGGAG CGACTGCCCCACAAAGTCCGGAAGTTATACTCAGCCCTGGAGAGGCTGCTG GACCCTTCGTGGAACCACCGAGTGTATCGACTGGCCCTCACCAAGCTCTCCCCTCCCGTCATCCCCTTCATGCCCCTTCTCCTCAAAG GAGGGGAACGGAGTCTGGGAACCCAGAAGCAAAACCATCCCTTTGCAGACATGACCTTCATCCACGAGGGGAACCATACACTAGTGGAGAATCTCATCAACTTTGAGAAGATG AGAATGATGGCCAGAGCTGTGAGGATGCTGCACCACTGCCGAAGCCACAGCACTG TGCCTCTCTCACCACTCAGAAGCCGAGTGTCCCACTTTCACGAGGACAGCCAGGCATCGAGGATTTCCACAT GCTCGGAGCAGTCCCTGAGCACCCGGAGTCCAGCCAGCACCTGGGCTTATGTCCAGCAGCTGAAGGTCATCGACAACCAGCGTGAACTCTCCCGCCTCTCCCGGGAGCTGGAGCCGTga